In a genomic window of Asticcacaulis sp.:
- a CDS encoding ABC transporter permease has product MNKTFLIARREYLAFVRTVGFWLSMLTLPLIIGGSIFIPLLMRHSAPVETVAVLDLTGDHIEGAVVEAIRAHMPKPGADGLLDSGGLQPVALPAGLSPDMSVAAAEAKMPQALAAGPASTIIVATDSGDKLHFRLWSVDGHKGRVEDQILWDLHGLQYYKLAGMHGIDHGLAHDMRESRADIISLTPASAAGAKKDDLAAGVRENGGKFIGIAISYLTWIAIFSSSMILLGSVIEEKASKVLEVLLASASAESLLIGKVLAVAAVLMTVWGLWGLTAFGVASFGISNLPPETVRDVMGALTAVFSPLHIALLLAYFLGGYLMFGVFFAAIGAFCETQKDAQAIIGPMTMIMMIPMITMQVAFTSPDLPMLKYMSWFPLFTPFLMPLRLSQGLPWYEIAGTLAGMGVVGLIMISVGRRAFKVGALTGGKLSWGALFRIATQKSANG; this is encoded by the coding sequence ATGAATAAGACCTTCCTGATCGCCCGGCGCGAATATCTCGCCTTTGTGCGCACGGTCGGCTTCTGGCTGTCCATGCTGACCCTGCCGCTGATCATCGGCGGCAGCATCTTCATTCCGCTGCTGATGCGCCATTCAGCGCCTGTGGAGACGGTGGCGGTACTCGATTTGACGGGCGATCATATCGAAGGCGCGGTGGTCGAGGCTATTCGTGCCCATATGCCGAAGCCGGGAGCGGATGGCCTGCTGGATAGCGGCGGGTTGCAGCCGGTGGCCCTGCCGGCGGGCCTCTCGCCGGATATGTCGGTTGCGGCGGCCGAGGCAAAGATGCCGCAGGCGCTGGCGGCGGGGCCGGCCAGCACGATCATTGTGGCGACAGACAGTGGCGATAAGTTGCACTTCCGGCTCTGGTCGGTGGATGGCCACAAGGGCCGGGTGGAGGATCAGATCCTGTGGGACCTGCATGGCCTGCAATATTACAAGCTGGCGGGGATGCACGGCATTGATCATGGTCTGGCGCACGATATGCGCGAGTCGCGCGCTGATATTATCAGCCTGACCCCGGCCAGTGCGGCGGGTGCGAAAAAGGACGACCTGGCCGCCGGTGTGCGCGAAAATGGCGGCAAGTTCATCGGCATTGCCATCAGCTACCTGACCTGGATCGCCATTTTTTCGTCGTCCATGATCCTGCTGGGCTCGGTGATCGAGGAGAAGGCCAGCAAGGTGCTGGAGGTGCTGCTGGCCTCGGCCTCGGCTGAAAGTCTGCTGATCGGCAAGGTGCTGGCCGTGGCCGCGGTACTGATGACGGTGTGGGGGCTGTGGGGACTGACGGCGTTCGGGGTGGCCTCGTTCGGCATCAGCAACCTGCCGCCTGAGACGGTGCGCGATGTCATGGGGGCGCTGACCGCCGTTTTCAGCCCTCTGCACATTGCCCTGCTGCTGGCCTATTTCCTCGGCGGCTATCTGATGTTCGGCGTGTTTTTCGCGGCGATCGGGGCCTTCTGCGAGACCCAGAAGGATGCTCAGGCGATCATCGGGCCGATGACCATGATCATGATGATCCCCATGATCACCATGCAGGTGGCTTTTACCTCGCCGGACTTGCCGATGCTGAAGTACATGTCGTGGTTCCCGCTGTTCACGCCGTTCCTGATGCCGCTGCGGCTTTCGCAAGGTTTGCCGTGGTATGAGATCGCCGGAACACTCGCCGGCATGGGCGTGGTGGGGCTGATCATGATCAGTGTCGGGCGGCGGGCTTTCAAGGTGGGGGCGCTGACCGGTGGCAAGCTGAGCTGGGGCGCGCTGTTCCGCATCGCCACGCAGAAATCTGCCAATGGATAA
- a CDS encoding RcnB family protein, translated as MNRKLANLAVSGLALVLMTGAAMAPSFAEARDRDSNSGFNRGGGNRDNGGNRGGGQSRNDNTSNPPAPVARPAPAARPAPAARPAPPARSSGQSYNRPAFNNAQTSNSGMNRQRHNDNGGYRGNDRPSGGNAGQWQGGNRPDQSGGGRDHDWNGGNRPGQSGGNGGAQSGGSGNHGGNHSGGSGGNGGWNGNHNGGRDNDHGGRDNDHGGSHNGGGSWNGNNGGNWNGGHTGSHNGNWNGGGRDHDWDRDRDRDWNRGRDHHFDYRRDHRFSGYSGIRFGYYFAPSYGYYRVPNQWYGHRWTSGEYLPDYFYDYRIYDYLSYGLPTPPYDCAYFFVGRDVVLVDLSSGEILDVFYDVY; from the coding sequence ATGAACAGAAAGTTGGCCAACCTGGCTGTTTCCGGCCTGGCGCTTGTGCTGATGACCGGCGCGGCCATGGCGCCCAGCTTCGCCGAAGCCCGCGACCGCGACAGCAACAGCGGCTTTAACCGCGGCGGCGGTAATCGGGACAATGGCGGAAACCGCGGCGGCGGCCAGTCCAGGAACGACAACACCAGCAATCCGCCCGCCCCCGTGGCTCGTCCCGCGCCGGCCGCCCGGCCTGCGCCTGCGGCAAGACCGGCCCCGCCCGCCCGCAGCAGCGGCCAATCCTACAACCGTCCGGCATTCAACAACGCCCAGACTTCGAACAGCGGCATGAACCGTCAGCGCCATAATGACAATGGCGGCTATCGCGGCAATGATCGCCCCTCCGGCGGCAATGCCGGTCAGTGGCAGGGTGGCAATCGTCCTGATCAGTCCGGCGGCGGACGCGATCATGACTGGAATGGCGGCAATCGGCCCGGACAGTCAGGCGGTAATGGCGGCGCCCAGTCCGGTGGCTCCGGCAATCATGGCGGGAACCATAGCGGCGGCTCCGGTGGCAATGGCGGCTGGAACGGCAACCATAATGGCGGCCGTGACAACGATCATGGCGGTCGGGATAATGACCACGGCGGCAGCCATAATGGCGGCGGAAGCTGGAACGGCAATAACGGCGGCAACTGGAATGGCGGGCACACTGGCAGCCACAACGGTAACTGGAACGGCGGCGGCCGTGACCATGACTGGGACCGCGACCGTGATCGTGACTGGAATCGCGGCCGCGACCACCATTTCGATTATCGCCGCGATCATCGCTTCAGCGGCTATTCCGGCATCCGCTTCGGCTACTACTTCGCGCCGAGCTATGGCTATTACCGCGTGCCCAACCAGTGGTATGGCCACCGCTGGACATCGGGCGAATACCTGCCGGACTATTTCTACGACTACCGCATCTACGACTACCTGTCATACGGCCTGCCGACCCCGCCCTATGACTGCGCCTACTTCTTCGTCGGCCGCGATGTCGTTCTGGTCGATCTGTCGTCAGGCGAAATCCTGGATGTCTTCTACGACGTCTACTAA